The proteins below come from a single bacterium genomic window:
- a CDS encoding ParA family protein, giving the protein MKKLSVFIAKGGTGKTTTAVNLSAGLAERGKRVVLVDADPQGCVSSYFNIEPTGGLAELILGEKIKLVRLRNNFVVMTSGGSRLWDVTGKLSQAPERHTQVSRAFARLRDCDFIIFDCAPSLDVLTYNVLNYTGNVLVPVSMDYLSALAAVETVNAIHRFGETSNGRVFGVLPTFYDKRTRMSRIILRMIKDHFGKLVTETIIRTNTQINEAPSTGSTVFEHAPYSYGAADYLNLVDEIDSRL; this is encoded by the coding sequence GTGAAGAAGCTCAGCGTATTCATCGCCAAGGGCGGCACGGGCAAGACGACCACCGCGGTCAACCTGAGCGCCGGTCTGGCCGAGCGCGGCAAGCGGGTTGTCCTGGTGGACGCCGATCCGCAGGGCTGCGTCTCCTCCTACTTCAACATCGAGCCCACCGGGGGGTTGGCCGAGCTCATCCTCGGCGAGAAAATCAAGCTGGTGCGGCTGCGGAACAACTTCGTGGTGATGACCTCGGGCGGATCCCGCCTGTGGGACGTGACGGGCAAGCTGAGCCAGGCCCCCGAGCGCCACACCCAAGTCTCGCGGGCCTTCGCCCGGCTGCGCGATTGCGACTTCATCATCTTCGACTGTGCCCCGAGCCTCGACGTGCTGACCTACAACGTGCTCAACTACACCGGCAACGTGCTCGTCCCGGTTTCGATGGATTACCTCTCTGCCCTGGCGGCGGTGGAGACGGTCAACGCCATCCACCGGTTCGGGGAGACGAGTAACGGACGGGTCTTCGGCGTGCTCCCCACCTTTTACGACAAGCGCACCCGGATGTCCCGAATAATCCTGCGGATGATCAAGGATCATTTCGGCAAGCTGGTGACCGAGACCATCATCCGGACCAACACCCAGATAAACGAGGCCCCGAGCACCGGTTCCACCGTCTTCGAGCACGCCCCGTACTCCTACGGCGCCGCCGATTACCTGAACCTCGTGGACGAGATAGACTCCAGGCTCTAG
- a CDS encoding zinc ribbon domain-containing protein, translating to MGQFECPSCGRSISSDSTICKYCGEPVKSSQAVESTLSNTIACPECGHTVNAGLDVCPHCGFERKVARKKAPPRTKPEKAPPQVIVPRKKAAVEAPPVAEATPLSVVKAAPPPEVHAAEYKMSPPAKSEPATPTRELRTRTPEPPTKIDQERIDAARRATTTTTDLPPPPGLDENYLPERPEGLISSKIHVFLRGLQLGVKPTDYPALITNIRSHKVKLNDFIYDEARKAWRTIADMFNLPEME from the coding sequence ATGGGACAATTCGAGTGCCCATCCTGCGGTCGGTCCATCTCCTCGGACTCAACCATCTGTAAATACTGCGGCGAACCGGTGAAGTCGTCGCAGGCAGTCGAGTCCACCCTTTCCAACACCATCGCTTGTCCCGAGTGCGGCCATACGGTCAATGCCGGTTTGGATGTCTGCCCCCACTGCGGTTTCGAGCGGAAGGTCGCGAGGAAAAAGGCCCCCCCGAGGACGAAGCCGGAGAAGGCCCCGCCTCAGGTGATCGTCCCGCGGAAAAAGGCCGCCGTAGAGGCGCCTCCGGTCGCGGAGGCCACCCCGCTTTCCGTCGTCAAAGCCGCGCCTCCACCGGAGGTTCATGCCGCCGAGTATAAAATGAGCCCCCCAGCTAAATCGGAGCCGGCCACCCCGACCAGGGAGCTCCGCACCCGGACCCCCGAGCCGCCGACCAAAATAGACCAGGAGCGCATTGACGCCGCGAGGCGCGCCACGACGACCACCACCGATCTCCCCCCGCCTCCGGGTCTGGACGAGAACTATCTGCCGGAGCGCCCCGAGGGTCTAATCTCCAGCAAAATCCACGTCTTCCTCCGTGGTCTGCAGCTCGGCGTCAAGCCCACGGACTACCCCGCCCTCATCACCAACATCCGCTCCCACAAGGTCAAGCTCAACGATTTCATCTACGACGAGGCGCGGAAGGCCTGGCGGACCATCGCCGACATGTTCAACCTGCCCGAGATGGAGTGA